One stretch of Ananas comosus cultivar F153 linkage group 6, ASM154086v1, whole genome shotgun sequence DNA includes these proteins:
- the LOC109711362 gene encoding putative respiratory burst oxidase homolog protein H isoform X1, which yields MAAASPQPRDCAAVPVDDILAHDLDSAGAGGSGAGAGRPRLSRARSSAQIGLWTLRLLDKALRGKDGWKAVEKRFEQFALDGRLPKENFGKCIGMADFTEVAGELFVALARRRNLELGNGITLDELKEFWEEMTDQNFDSRLRIFFDMCDKSGDGKLTEDEVKEVFILSASADKLAKLKSHAAAYASLIMEGLDPDDLGYIEIWQLETLLFRGAVSIQENDKFLKRMNSLARTMTPRRYRNPIKRCVTKTADFIHENWKRIWLISLWLTLNVCLFIWKFEQYKRRAAFEVMGDCVCIAKGAAETLKLNMVLILFPVCRNTLTRLRSTGLSKIIPFDDNINFHKVIALAIVIGSLVHTLAHVTCNFLRLINCPQSKFMITLGPNFNYHQPTYPSLLASAPGVTGILMIVIMAFSFTLATHSFRRSVVKLPSPLHHLAGFNAFWYAHHLLPLLYVLLVVHPFFIFRKWYKKGTWMYLAIPVLFYASERLIRKYREKNYRVRIIKAAIYPGNVLSIYMEKPPGFKYKSGMYLFVKCPDVSSFEWHPFSLTSAQGDDYLSVHIRNTGDWTRKLRNLFAMVCEIPVTSKDGSLLRLKTTVADAGLEETSRRLPKLLIDGPYGAPAQDYKKYDILLLIGLGIGATPFISILKDLLNNIKSDEEMQRIHKPEINNLKSNVRGRAYFHWVTREQGSFGWFKGVMDDVAESDHNHIIEMHNYLTSVYFEDNERSALLAMAQELRHAKNGVNVVSESRIRSHFGRPNWRKVFSNLANAHKCSLIGVFYCGSPTLTKELRDISKEFSHTTSTQFHFHKENF from the exons ATGGCGGCCGCCTCGCCCCAGCCCCGGGACTGCGCCGCCGTTCCCGTCGACGACATCCTCGCCCACGACCTTGACAGCGCCGGCGCCGGAGGCAGTGGAGCCGGCGCGGGGAGGCCGAGATTAAGCCGGGCGCGGTCGAGCGCGCAGATTGGGCTGTGGACCCTGCGGCTCCTCGACAAGGCGCTGCGTGGGAAGGACGGCTGGAAGGCCGTGGAGAAGCGGTTCGAGCAGTTCGCCCTCGACGGGAGGCTCCCCAAGGAGAATTTCGGCAAATGCATTG GGATGGCTGATTTTACGGAAGTTGCTGGGGAGCTTTTTGTCGCACTGGCGAGGCGTAGGAATCTCGAACTGGGTAATGGCATCACCTTAGATGAACTGAAGGAATTCTGGGAAGAAATGACCGACCAAAACTTTGATTCGCGGCTAAGGATATTCTTTGACAT GTGTGACAAGAGTGGGGATGGAAAGCTCACAGAGGATGAGGTGAAAGAG GTTTTTATATTGAGTGCATCAGCAGACAAGCTAGCGAAGCTAAAGAGCCACGCTGCAGCCTACGCTTCTCTGATCATGGAGGGGCTTGACCCAGATGATCTTGGCTATATTGAG ATTTGGCAGCTCGAAACATTACTATTTCGAGGTGCGGTGAGCATACAAGAAAATGACAAGTTCCTAAAACGAATGAATAGCCTTGCAAGAACTATGACGCCGAGGCGGTACAGAAACCCTATAAAGAGATGTGTTACTAAAACTGCAGATTTTATTCATGAGAACTGGAAGAGGATTTGGCTTATTTCATTATGGTTGACACTGAATGTATGCCTATTTATATGGAAATTCGAACAATATAAACGGCGAGCGGCATTTGAGGTGATGGGCGACTGTGTGTGCATAGCAAAGGGTGCAGCAGAGACACTAAAGCTGAACATGGTGCTCATTCTATTTCCTGTTTGTCGAAATACACTCACGAGACTCAGATCAACTGGTCTTAGCAAAATCATCCCCTTCGACGATAACATAAATTTCCACAAG GTCATTGCACTGGCGATAGTAATCGGGTCTCTTGTTCATACACTTGCTCATGTTACGTGCAATTTCCTGCGGCTGATCAACTGTCCGCAATCCAAATTCATGATTACTTTAGGACCCAACTTTAATTACCACCAGCCCACATACCCATCTCTTTTAGCAAGTGCTCCTGGAGTCACTGGGATCCTCATGATCGTCATAATGGCTTTTTCTTTCACACTTGCAACTCATTCTTTTCGAAGAAGTGTTGTGAAGTTGCCTTCGCCCTTACACCACTTAGCAGGATTCAATGCATTTTGGTATGCTCACCACCTTCTCCCACTTCTTTATGTCCTCCTAGTTGTGCATCCCTTCTTTATCTTCAGGAAGTGGTACAAAAAGGGG ACATGGATGTACCTAGCAATTCCTGTCCTCTTTTATGCCTCTGAGAGATTAATTAGGAAATACCGCGAGAAGAACTATCGCGTGAGGATCATTAAG GCAGCAATTTATCCAGGCAATGTCCTTTCAATATACATGGAAAAGCCTCCGGGTTTCAAGTACAAGAGTGGAATGTACCTATTTGTGAAGTGCCCAGATGTTTCATCATTTGAATG GCATCCCTTCTCCCTCACTTCCGCGCAAGGAGACGACTACTTGAGTGTTCATATCCGCAACACTGGCGACTGGACGAGAAAACTTAGGAATTTGTTTGCAATG GTCTGTGAGATTCCAGTTACTTCTAAGGACGGTAGTCTTCTAAGACTTAAAACCACAGTAGCAGATGCTGGGCTTGAAGAAACAAG TAGACGACTCCCGAAGCTCCTAATTGATGGTCCTTATGGTGCACCAGCGCAAGATTACAAGAAGTATGACATTCTTTTGCTCATTGGACTTGGTATTGGTGCAACTCCCTTTATCAGCATATTGAAGGATTTGTTGAACAATATAAAATCCGATGAA GAGATGCAGAGAATACACAAGCCTGAGATAAACAACCTGAAGAGTAATGTTCGAGGGAGAGCTTACTTCCATTGGGTGACAAGGGAACAGGGCTCCTTTGGTTGGTTTAAAGGTGTAATGGATGATGTCGCAGAGAGTGACCACAAT CACATTATAGAAATGCACAATTACTTGACTAGTGTGTATTTTGAAGACAATGAAAGGTCTGCTTTGCTTGCAATGGCTCAGGAGCTTCGGCACGCCAAAAATGGTGTCAACGTTGTATCAGAAAGCCGG ATAAGGTCACATTTCGGAAGGCCAAACTGGAGAAAGGTGTTTTCTAATTTGGCCAATGCACACAAGTGCTCTCTTATAG
- the LOC109711362 gene encoding putative respiratory burst oxidase homolog protein H isoform X2: MAAASPQPRDCAAVPVDDILAHDLDSAGAGGSGAGAGRPRLSRARSSAQIGLWTLRLLDKALRGKDGWKAVEKRFEQFALDGRLPKENFGKCIGMADFTEVAGELFVALARRRNLELGNGITLDELKEFWEEMTDQNFDSRLRIFFDMCDKSGDGKLTEDEVKEVFILSASADKLAKLKSHAAAYASLIMEGLDPDDLGYIEIWQLETLLFRGAVSIQENDKFLKRMNSLARTMTPRRYRNPIKRCVTKTADFIHENWKRIWLISLWLTLNVCLFIWKFEQYKRRAAFEVMGDCVCIAKGAAETLKLNMVLILFPVCRNTLTRLRSTGLSKIIPFDDNINFHKVIALAIVIGSLVHTLAHVTCNFLRLINCPQSKFMITLGPNFNYHQPTYPSLLASAPGVTGILMIVIMAFSFTLATHSFRRSVVKLPSPLHHLAGFNAFWYAHHLLPLLYVLLVVHPFFIFRKWYKKGTWMYLAIPVLFYASERLIRKYREKNYRVRIIKAAIYPGNVLSIYMEKPPGFKYKSGMYLFVKCPDVSSFEWHPFSLTSAQGDDYLSVHIRNTGDWTRKLRNLFAMVCEIPVTSKDGSLLRLKTTVADAGLEETRRLPKLLIDGPYGAPAQDYKKYDILLLIGLGIGATPFISILKDLLNNIKSDEEMQRIHKPEINNLKSNVRGRAYFHWVTREQGSFGWFKGVMDDVAESDHNHIIEMHNYLTSVYFEDNERSALLAMAQELRHAKNGVNVVSESRIRSHFGRPNWRKVFSNLANAHKCSLIGVFYCGSPTLTKELRDISKEFSHTTSTQFHFHKENF; the protein is encoded by the exons ATGGCGGCCGCCTCGCCCCAGCCCCGGGACTGCGCCGCCGTTCCCGTCGACGACATCCTCGCCCACGACCTTGACAGCGCCGGCGCCGGAGGCAGTGGAGCCGGCGCGGGGAGGCCGAGATTAAGCCGGGCGCGGTCGAGCGCGCAGATTGGGCTGTGGACCCTGCGGCTCCTCGACAAGGCGCTGCGTGGGAAGGACGGCTGGAAGGCCGTGGAGAAGCGGTTCGAGCAGTTCGCCCTCGACGGGAGGCTCCCCAAGGAGAATTTCGGCAAATGCATTG GGATGGCTGATTTTACGGAAGTTGCTGGGGAGCTTTTTGTCGCACTGGCGAGGCGTAGGAATCTCGAACTGGGTAATGGCATCACCTTAGATGAACTGAAGGAATTCTGGGAAGAAATGACCGACCAAAACTTTGATTCGCGGCTAAGGATATTCTTTGACAT GTGTGACAAGAGTGGGGATGGAAAGCTCACAGAGGATGAGGTGAAAGAG GTTTTTATATTGAGTGCATCAGCAGACAAGCTAGCGAAGCTAAAGAGCCACGCTGCAGCCTACGCTTCTCTGATCATGGAGGGGCTTGACCCAGATGATCTTGGCTATATTGAG ATTTGGCAGCTCGAAACATTACTATTTCGAGGTGCGGTGAGCATACAAGAAAATGACAAGTTCCTAAAACGAATGAATAGCCTTGCAAGAACTATGACGCCGAGGCGGTACAGAAACCCTATAAAGAGATGTGTTACTAAAACTGCAGATTTTATTCATGAGAACTGGAAGAGGATTTGGCTTATTTCATTATGGTTGACACTGAATGTATGCCTATTTATATGGAAATTCGAACAATATAAACGGCGAGCGGCATTTGAGGTGATGGGCGACTGTGTGTGCATAGCAAAGGGTGCAGCAGAGACACTAAAGCTGAACATGGTGCTCATTCTATTTCCTGTTTGTCGAAATACACTCACGAGACTCAGATCAACTGGTCTTAGCAAAATCATCCCCTTCGACGATAACATAAATTTCCACAAG GTCATTGCACTGGCGATAGTAATCGGGTCTCTTGTTCATACACTTGCTCATGTTACGTGCAATTTCCTGCGGCTGATCAACTGTCCGCAATCCAAATTCATGATTACTTTAGGACCCAACTTTAATTACCACCAGCCCACATACCCATCTCTTTTAGCAAGTGCTCCTGGAGTCACTGGGATCCTCATGATCGTCATAATGGCTTTTTCTTTCACACTTGCAACTCATTCTTTTCGAAGAAGTGTTGTGAAGTTGCCTTCGCCCTTACACCACTTAGCAGGATTCAATGCATTTTGGTATGCTCACCACCTTCTCCCACTTCTTTATGTCCTCCTAGTTGTGCATCCCTTCTTTATCTTCAGGAAGTGGTACAAAAAGGGG ACATGGATGTACCTAGCAATTCCTGTCCTCTTTTATGCCTCTGAGAGATTAATTAGGAAATACCGCGAGAAGAACTATCGCGTGAGGATCATTAAG GCAGCAATTTATCCAGGCAATGTCCTTTCAATATACATGGAAAAGCCTCCGGGTTTCAAGTACAAGAGTGGAATGTACCTATTTGTGAAGTGCCCAGATGTTTCATCATTTGAATG GCATCCCTTCTCCCTCACTTCCGCGCAAGGAGACGACTACTTGAGTGTTCATATCCGCAACACTGGCGACTGGACGAGAAAACTTAGGAATTTGTTTGCAATG GTCTGTGAGATTCCAGTTACTTCTAAGGACGGTAGTCTTCTAAGACTTAAAACCACAGTAGCAGATGCTGGGCTTGAAGAAACAAG ACGACTCCCGAAGCTCCTAATTGATGGTCCTTATGGTGCACCAGCGCAAGATTACAAGAAGTATGACATTCTTTTGCTCATTGGACTTGGTATTGGTGCAACTCCCTTTATCAGCATATTGAAGGATTTGTTGAACAATATAAAATCCGATGAA GAGATGCAGAGAATACACAAGCCTGAGATAAACAACCTGAAGAGTAATGTTCGAGGGAGAGCTTACTTCCATTGGGTGACAAGGGAACAGGGCTCCTTTGGTTGGTTTAAAGGTGTAATGGATGATGTCGCAGAGAGTGACCACAAT CACATTATAGAAATGCACAATTACTTGACTAGTGTGTATTTTGAAGACAATGAAAGGTCTGCTTTGCTTGCAATGGCTCAGGAGCTTCGGCACGCCAAAAATGGTGTCAACGTTGTATCAGAAAGCCGG ATAAGGTCACATTTCGGAAGGCCAAACTGGAGAAAGGTGTTTTCTAATTTGGCCAATGCACACAAGTGCTCTCTTATAG